The Pseudonocardia sp. EC080619-01 genome segment CGATCATCTGTCCGCGGACGGCCGCGAGCCGATGCCTGGCCAGGAGCATCGGGGTCCGGTCGGGGCTGTCGACGGGCAGCCGCCAGATCTCCACGTGCTCGACCCCGACCCGGACCTCGACCCGCTGCCCGGCCTTCGTCACGCGCCTGTCGGCGGCTCTCGCGGCGACCGAGTAGGAAGATCCGGCGAAGGAGATCAACGCGTCCCGCCCGACGCGGCGCAGGTGGGTCTCGGTGACCGCATATCCGAACTGCGGCAACGGCCCCAAGGCGTCGTGATCACGGGCGGCGCGAACACCGATCACCTCGCCGTGGGTGCGGTGGACCTGCCCGCGCCGGATCGGCACCCAGGCGGCGAACGCCGCATCGAGCTCCGCCAGCGATGTGAACCTCCGCCCGGACAGGACGTGGTCTCGCCCGATCGCGACCTGACGTTCGACCCGGCCCTTCCCGGTGGGACGGTAGGCGGCGAGCACGTCGATGGCGAACCCGTAGTGCTCAGCGAACGACGCCGCCTGCGGATGGAGTGGGACCGCACGCCCGGGCGCGACATGGCGGCGGACCACGGTCTTGGTCCGGTCGTAGACGATCGTGGCCGGGACACCGCCGAAGTGCGCGAACGCCCGGCGATGGCAGTCGAAGAACGTGGCCAGATCCTGGCTGGTGACAAAGCAGATGAACGGGTCCCGCGAGTAGGACAACGTCATGTGGAACGAGTAGACCTTCCGTCCCTGCCCGGCCCCGGCCAGCAGCGTTCCTTCGTCGCCCCAGTCGACCTGGGCTTGGGCGCCCGCGACGACCTCGAACCGGCGGTGCAGCCCCGGCGGGCGCCCCTGGGCGTCGGACTCGAGCTCGATCCGTGCCCTCGCCCGGGCGCAGTAGACCTTGACCCGCTGGTAGTGCCCGGTGAAGCCGTAGTCGGCAACCAACCGCTCATGGATCACCGTGGCCAGCAGGCGCGGATCATCGGCGAGCCAGGCATCGATCACGTCAGTGAACGGGTCCACCAGCCTGGGCACCGTCCCCGCCCGCGAGCTCGCCCGCGGCGGTGCCATCGGGGCTCCCGGCGAGAGATACTTCTTCGCCGTCCTCCAGTCACAGCCCGCTTGAGCTGCGATTTCCTTCCACGACGCCCCAGCCGCGCGCAGCGGGGCGAACCTCCTGATATCCATCCATGCCTCCACAGGCAGGATCACGGGTGACCACCCTCCGGGTTTCGTCTGCTTGGCGGCTGACAAGCCCGGAGGGTGGTCCCTCCCTGAGCCGATCTTGGATCCGACGCGCCGGACCAACGACAGATCAGCTCGTACCTACAGCGACATCAGAGCCCGTACGCGGACACACGGCTTCTGCCGCACCGGCGCAACCCGGAGGAGCTGCTGGAGAACTTCGCGACGCGCCCGCTGCTCGACGGCGGAGCGGCCGAGGCCGCCGCAGACCGGTGGACACCCGTCACCGGCACCCTCGGCCTGCTGCTCACCACCATGGCGTGTCCAGCATCAGTGGAGCACTGCGCAGGCGCCAGACTGATCCTGCTCGACCTCTACCTCCACACGGAGGTGCGGGTTCGTCTACGCCGACGCCGGGTTCGCTGGACGCCTCCTCGACTGGGCGAACACGATCTTGCGCACCACCGTCGAGGTCGTCCGCAAACCGCCTGAACAGCGCAGATTCGCCAGCCTCCCGCGACGGTGAGTGGTCGAGCGGGTCCTAGCCCGACTCACCGCACACCGCCGCCTGGCCCGAGACTACGAAGTGACACCCCGCCATGACCGAGGCCATGATCCGATGGATGGCGATCAACACCATCACCCGACGCATTGCCTGCGGCGAACTTACCCGACGCAAGCAGGAGTACGTGCTCACACCCGAGAGTTGATCTTCTCAACACGCTATCTAAGTGAGCACTGCCGCGACTTGCCGCACCTGGGCAAGAAACCGTCAAGTGGACGCGGCAGGTCGCCGAGCGGCATACCCACGAGCGACGTGAGGTGCCCGGCATGCAAAGGTGCGTCATGCGCGTTGTCGACTACGCACTCGAGGGCCGGGATGATCGTTTGCTAGCGTGGATGCGAGAGGAACTGCCAACTGCGACGTCGATTCTACTTCGCACCGGCTTCTTCACCTCGGCTGGACTGGCGAGCGTCAGAATAGACCTGCAGGCGTTGCTGGACCGCGGCGGGCGGATTGAAGTTCTGCTGGGCGGGAGTCCACTGCAGTACGAGATCCCGGCCTTGCGCTCCATCCTCGCCTTGGCGCAGGACTTCCCGATGCAGGTCCAGACGTCCATGGTGATGGCGCCGGACTTCCAGAACGCGAAGTCCTACGTTCTTGAGCACGATGACGGGCACCGATCAGCGTGGGTGGGTTCGGCGAATCTGACTGCGGGCGGGCTGGGATCAAACTTCGAGACGGCAGTGACGTTCGACTCACGGGAAGACGACGAGGAGCCCATTAACCGCCTCCGTGAAGCGCACGATCATATAGTTGGTGCGCCGACAACTCGGGCGTTGGACGAGCGACTGCTGCGGCAGATGCAGTTCGGTGCACAAGTGTCGCGCTTCGGTAACGGCCGCACTGATGTCGAACTTCCGGAGGAGCTGCTAGATCTGTTACAACCCACGATGGACAAGATCGATGCCGTCGCCTCGGTCGGCCCCGCTGTTGCGGACCTGAGTACGGGACTGACCGATCTCGACGTCACGCTTGGCGCGTTGATCCCGGGCTCGTTCACCGTGATCGCGTCACGACCGGGGGCAGGGCGGACGTCGTTGGCACTGACGATACTGAGGGATGTCGCGATCCGCGGGAGAGTCCCGGCAGCCCTTTTTACCTCCGAGATGTTCAAGGTGGACGTCGTTCAGCGGGTGCTGTCCGCAGAGGTGCGGATCCGAATTAGCGATATGCGTTCGGGCCGTATGTCCGAGGCTGAGTGGATGCGCATGGCCGACACGATAAACAGGATCGCGGATAGCCCGATGTTTATCGAGACGGGAGCCTCGCCGGACCTTGACGCGCTGTCACGTGCAGTGATTCAGTCTGTGGACCAACAGAACCTACGTCTCATCGTTATCGATCCGATGAGCGCTATCGTGGCGAGATCGTTTGCGAACAACAGAGAACGAGAATCGACTGAAGTTGGTCGACGACTAAAGGCATTGGCGATGGAGCTGGGCGTGGCGATCGTGGGCTGCGCGGATCTCGGACGATCTGTGCATTATCGGACTGACAAACGCCCCCTGCTGAGTGACCTGGGCGAGTCGGACGCACTCGCGCACGCCGCCGACGCAGTAGTGCTGTTGGATCGACCCGACCAGGAAGAGCCCGATCATCCCAGAGTCGGTGAGGCTGACCTGATCATCGCGAAGAACCGGCATGGCCCGAACAGTACGGTGACCGTTGCCCACCAGCTGCATTACTCGCGATTCACGACGCTGGACGGATCAGTAGGGTTTCCCTGATCGACTCTCTAGTGTCGCGTAAACAATGTTCATTGACCGGTCGGTCGCCAGTGAGCGTTTTCCATCCTGGGTGAAGCTGGTCGCGGGCCTGCGGCGTGGCGTAGCTGAGATGGGTAGAGCTCAGTGCTGGTGGGCCGGACGTTGCTGGAGCCGACGCTGAAGGTCCACTCCACGTTGCCGACCGAGTCGTCCTTCACCACGACGTGGTCCAGGATCTGGTCCCAGGTGCCATCCGCGGTCCAGATCCGCAGGCGCTCGTGGGCAGTCTTCCACGGCCCGTATCGCTCGCACAGGTCCCGCCGCGGCGCCCCGGTGCGCAGCTTCCACAGGATCGTGTTGAGCACTTGGCGGTGATCGCGCCACCGTCGTCCCCGGCCGCTGTTGGCCGGCAGCAGCGGTTCGCTCTGCGCCCAAGCCCTGTCGGTCAACTCGCCCCTACCGACCATCCGATGATCATCCCGGCAGGCCCCTCAGATCATCTGCAGGACGCCCCTAGACCTGCCCCGACCGGCGGTCTCGGCCCGCGCTCTCCCAGGGCCGGGCCGCCCGATGTGCGGGTCAGGCCGTCCGGGACGGCGACGCAACGCGTTGCGCGCCACCGCCAGCTGCTGCGCGACTACGACCGCGTGCAGCGCCCCGAGGCATGAAACTCCTGCGCAGGTCTGGCCGGCTCCGATGCCGTCGCC includes the following:
- the istA gene encoding IS21 family transposase, which codes for MDIRRFAPLRAAGASWKEIAAQAGCDWRTAKKYLSPGAPMAPPRASSRAGTVPRLVDPFTDVIDAWLADDPRLLATVIHERLVADYGFTGHYQRVKVYCARARARIELESDAQGRPPGLHRRFEVVAGAQAQVDWGDEGTLLAGAGQGRKVYSFHMTLSYSRDPFICFVTSQDLATFFDCHRRAFAHFGGVPATIVYDRTKTVVRRHVAPGRAVPLHPQAASFAEHYGFAIDVLAAYRPTGKGRVERQVAIGRDHVLSGRRFTSLAELDAAFAAWVPIRRGQVHRTHGEVIGVRAARDHDALGPLPQFGYAVTETHLRRVGRDALISFAGSSYSVAARAADRRVTKAGQRVEVRVGVEHVEIWRLPVDSPDRTPMLLARHRLAAVRGQMIVDPAHWAELPDGHTRATTLTVTDEEPVAAQQLQDDPTFPSASTSASASASASASMVFGESQAALKVMVARRPLAYYDRLAGLAPPPDPAAAAGAENESLVGAA
- a CDS encoding DnaB-like helicase C-terminal domain-containing protein, which translates into the protein MRVVDYALEGRDDRLLAWMREELPTATSILLRTGFFTSAGLASVRIDLQALLDRGGRIEVLLGGSPLQYEIPALRSILALAQDFPMQVQTSMVMAPDFQNAKSYVLEHDDGHRSAWVGSANLTAGGLGSNFETAVTFDSREDDEEPINRLREAHDHIVGAPTTRALDERLLRQMQFGAQVSRFGNGRTDVELPEELLDLLQPTMDKIDAVASVGPAVADLSTGLTDLDVTLGALIPGSFTVIASRPGAGRTSLALTILRDVAIRGRVPAALFTSEMFKVDVVQRVLSAEVRIRISDMRSGRMSEAEWMRMADTINRIADSPMFIETGASPDLDALSRAVIQSVDQQNLRLIVIDPMSAIVARSFANNRERESTEVGRRLKALAMELGVAIVGCADLGRSVHYRTDKRPLLSDLGESDALAHAADAVVLLDRPDQEEPDHPRVGEADLIIAKNRHGPNSTVTVAHQLHYSRFTTLDGSVGFP